A part of Acropora palmata chromosome 8, jaAcrPala1.3, whole genome shotgun sequence genomic DNA contains:
- the LOC141889242 gene encoding potassium voltage-gated channel subfamily A member 1-like — protein sequence MFQLLNRQPDALEVRADMKSALRATVEFKTGPRLYSKNYNRRASCPEAALASTETSHALRERQLVVNNERVKINISGKIYETLYSTLARFPETLLGSPSKRIQYFDQGRQEYFFNRNRNAFDAILFYYQSNGLLTRPENIRLQEFCDELKFFEIGEETLNEFKRDEGALDDDDDEEVTLPSNFILAKIWLWFEYPVLSKVSRLVATISVFLISLSIVVLCAETYQNNNEVQRIYKHLEWVCIAWFTLEFVLRIISCPDKVKFLRDVLNLIDLASLIAFYCLLIFYKDKAGYKVAGLFRVSRLLKLFRHLDELKVLVKTVRATWRELIMIMFFILITTAIFSGWTFYVEHEDQKEEFSSIPASAWFVIISMTNVGYGDMVPITTLGKLLGAICTLAGVLVIALPSPVIVTKFRFFYEKKKRKKLSSYRF from the coding sequence ATGTTTCAACTGTTAAACAGACAACCTGATGCTCTTGAGGTTAGAGCTGACATGAAATCCGCTCTGAGGGCTACAGTTGAATTCAAGACAGGACCACGCTTATATAGCAAAAATTACAATCGACGCGCAAGCTGTCCAGAGGCTGCCTTAGCATCCACAGAAACATCTCATGCTTTGCGGGAAAGACAGCTCGTTGTCAACAACGAACgagtcaaaattaatatcagtGGGAAAATTTATGAAACACTGTACTCTACTCTCGCTCGCTTCCCTGAAACTCTCCTTGGAAGCCCTTCCAAGAGAATTCAATACTTTGATCAAGGCCgacaggaatatttttttaatcgaAACCGGAATGCATTCGACGCCATTCTTTTTTATTACCAATCTAATGGCTTGCTCACGCGACCAGAAAATATCCGATTACAAGAATTTTGCGATgagttgaaattttttgaaattggtGAAGAAACTTTGAACGAATTCAAAAGAGACGAAGGAGCTCtggatgatgacgatgacgaagAAGTAACATTGCCATCAAACTTCATCTTAGCAAAGATTTGGTTGTGGTTTGAATATCCAGTGTTGTCAAAAGTTTCACGACTTGTAGCAACTATTTCGGTGTTTCTTATCTCGCTTTCTATCGTAGTTTTGTGCGCGGAGAcatatcaaaataataatgaggTCCAGCGCATTTACAAACATTTGGAATGGGTTTGCATAGCGTGGTTTACCTTAGAATTTGTTTTGCGCATAATTTCCTGTCCGGACAAGGTGAAGTTTTTACGCGATGTCTTAAACTTGATCGATTTGGCCTCACTTATAGCATTCTACTGCCTGCTAATCTTCTACAAAGACAAGGCCGGGTACAAAGTGGCCGGCTTGTTTCGTGTTTCACGTCTATTGAAATTGTTTCGACACCTGGACGAACTCAAAGTCCTTGTGAAGACCGTGCGAGCAACATGGCGCgaattaataatgattatgTTTTTTATTCTAATAACCACAGCGATTTTTTCCGGATGGACATTTTACGTCGAGCACGAGGATCAGAAAGAGGAATTCTCCAGTATTCCTGCCTCTGCTTGGTTTGTGATTATTTCGATGACAAATGTCGGTTATGGAGATATGGTTCCCATTACAACTTTGGGGAAATTGCTTGGAGCCATTTGCACTTTAGCAGGTGTCCTCGTTATAGCTTTACCAAGTCCTGTTATCGTCACAAAGTTTCGTTTCTTttacgaaaagaaaaagagaaaaaaattgtcaagttACAGATTTTAA